The Montipora capricornis isolate CH-2021 chromosome 6, ASM3666992v2, whole genome shotgun sequence genome has a window encoding:
- the LOC138053956 gene encoding uncharacterized protein: MLNGGIPQGTRLGSILFAVMVDDLLRSWGPRVKLVDDLTVLEIVPRNSPSVMRYIANDIHSFAINNNMRLNAKKCKLLPVSFLHYDSSVWPPLFLAGAEIDSVESFKFLGIYISSDLSWTKHCDVIVKKANRRLYAIRKLKGARVKENNLVAVYCSLIRSVLEYGSVAFAHLPNYLSNTLEGIQNRALSIIYPESS; encoded by the coding sequence ATGCTTAATGGAGGAATACCACAGGGTACCAGGTTGGGTTCGATATTATTTGCTGTCATGGTGGACGATCTGTTGAGATCCTGGGGTCCCAGGGTTAAACTTGTTGATGATTTAACTGTGTTAGAAATCGTCCCACGCAACTCTCCATCAGTCATGAGGTACATTGCCAATGATATTCATTCTTTTGCTATTAACAACAATATGAGGCTCAATGCCAAAAAGTGTAAGTTATTGCCCGTTAGTTTTCTTCATTATGACAGCAGTGTGTGGCCGCCCCTTTTTCTCGCTGGGGCTGAAATAGATTCTGTTGAGTCCTTCAAGTTCTTAGGCATATATATTTCATCTGATTTGTCGTGGACGAAACACTGTGATGTCATAGTGAAGAAAGCTAATCGTAGACTTTATGCAATTAGGAAACTTAAAGGTGCTCGCGTTAAGGAAAACAACTTAGTCGCGGTATATTGCTCGTTAATTCGATCCGTATTGGAGTATGGATCAGTTGCTTTCGCGCATCTCCCTAATTACCTATCTAACACTTTGGAAGGAATTCAAAACAGAGCTTTGTCGATCATATACCCTGAATCTTCCTAA